A stretch of the Bordetella genomosp. 8 genome encodes the following:
- a CDS encoding DUF3348 domain-containing protein yields the protein MDPAHRRAGLSGPTLVRLLARLTDIDVTEPRQSLADRLSLWLGWTDAIALSAVLNSNPPAADRQPDSAEEEECARVRNALTNAITEKNRAPRAADSHSRTRAAAAERGRAPAAPVDYGLYRQRYLSLQQAMETGIGNLRTRLRGMMAGRTPAMTQLAAVDAIMEKALGAREHNALAAVPGLLEGYFHRLRRAEAAALAEAEDAGNPPPAAAGAWLDVFRQDMRAILLAELDIRFKPVEGLLAALRDPRGGRAEPGMS from the coding sequence ATGGATCCAGCACACCGGCGCGCAGGCCTGAGCGGCCCGACCCTGGTTCGCCTGCTTGCCCGCCTGACGGACATCGATGTTACGGAACCCAGGCAGTCCCTGGCCGACCGGCTCAGCCTCTGGCTGGGCTGGACGGACGCGATCGCCCTGTCCGCGGTGCTGAACAGCAATCCGCCGGCGGCGGATCGCCAGCCCGACAGCGCGGAAGAAGAGGAGTGTGCCCGGGTGCGCAACGCGTTGACCAACGCCATCACGGAAAAGAACCGCGCACCCAGGGCGGCGGACAGCCATTCCAGGACTCGCGCCGCCGCGGCCGAGCGTGGACGGGCGCCCGCGGCGCCGGTCGACTACGGCCTTTACCGGCAGCGCTATCTTTCCCTGCAACAGGCCATGGAAACCGGCATCGGCAACCTGCGCACGCGCCTGCGCGGCATGATGGCCGGCCGCACGCCGGCCATGACCCAATTGGCGGCCGTCGACGCCATCATGGAAAAAGCCCTGGGCGCGCGTGAACACAATGCCCTGGCGGCGGTGCCGGGCCTGCTGGAAGGCTATTTCCACCGCTTGCGCCGCGCCGAAGCCGCCGCCCTGGCCGAGGCGGAGGATGCCGGCAATCCGCCGCCGGCCGCCGCCGGCGCGTGGCTGGATGTATTTCGCCAGGACATGCGCGCGATCCTGCTCGCCGAACTGGATATTCGTTTCAAGCCTGTCGAAGGCCTGCTGGCGGCGCTGCGCGATCCGCGCGGCGGCCGCGCTGAACCCGGGATGTCATGA
- a CDS encoding chloride channel protein has product MNLPPDTNKGDFAASARLLGIAAVAAVIGILSTLTAYALLRLIGFFTNLFFFQRLSFDARSPADSTLGLWVIVVPALGGLIIGLIARYGTEKIRGHGIPEAIEAILFGKSRMSPKVAVLKPLSSAIAIGSGGPFGAEGPIIMTGGAIGSLIAQHFHLSSAERKTLLVAGATAGMTAVFGTPIAAVMLAVELLLFELRPRSFLPVAVACTVAGFLRPLVLEGGALFPLQTDVLGPSGLVACAIAGVVAGALSWGLSTSLYRMEDLFMKLPLHWMWWPALGGLAIGIGGYFQPRALGVGYDVIGDLLHNHLAVGAVAGLILVKAVIWVISLASGTSGGVLAPLLMMGAAAGAILGPYMPGGQPGLWPMIFMAATLGGMMRAPIMAVLFAFELTHDINALLPLLTASACAYGFTVLVMRRSILTEKIARRGYHIYREYGIDPLERHFVQEVMTADVRTIDADVSPRVALDGYFGAGQTHRAYPVVRAGALLGMIDRGALLQGLADPTAHRMADLFGANVPIMALPGETCRTVANRLAVHGLERVPVVADAASRRLVGLISRSDLVKPSLAFSEEEERFETLRRTPLHTLWRQRPTRPPAH; this is encoded by the coding sequence ATGAACCTGCCCCCCGACACGAACAAGGGCGATTTCGCCGCCAGCGCGCGCTTGCTGGGCATCGCGGCGGTCGCCGCCGTCATCGGCATACTCAGTACCCTGACGGCCTATGCCCTGCTGCGGCTGATCGGCTTCTTCACCAACCTGTTCTTCTTCCAGAGGCTGTCCTTCGACGCGCGCTCCCCCGCGGACAGCACCCTGGGCCTGTGGGTCATCGTCGTCCCCGCCCTCGGCGGCCTGATCATCGGGCTGATCGCCCGCTATGGCACGGAGAAGATCCGCGGCCACGGTATTCCGGAAGCGATCGAAGCCATCCTTTTCGGCAAGAGCCGCATGTCGCCCAAGGTGGCCGTGCTCAAGCCCCTGTCCTCGGCGATCGCGATCGGCAGCGGCGGCCCGTTCGGCGCGGAAGGGCCCATCATCATGACGGGCGGCGCCATCGGCTCGCTCATCGCCCAGCATTTCCACCTGAGCAGCGCCGAACGCAAGACCCTGCTGGTGGCCGGCGCGACGGCGGGCATGACGGCCGTCTTCGGCACGCCGATCGCGGCGGTGATGCTGGCGGTGGAGCTTCTGCTGTTCGAACTGCGGCCACGCAGCTTCCTGCCGGTCGCGGTCGCGTGCACGGTGGCCGGCTTCTTGCGGCCGCTGGTCCTGGAAGGCGGCGCGCTGTTCCCCCTGCAGACCGACGTGCTCGGGCCGAGTGGCCTGGTTGCCTGCGCCATCGCGGGCGTGGTCGCGGGCGCTTTGTCCTGGGGCCTGTCCACGTCGCTCTACAGGATGGAAGACCTGTTCATGAAGCTGCCGCTGCATTGGATGTGGTGGCCGGCGCTGGGCGGCCTGGCGATCGGCATCGGCGGGTATTTCCAACCGCGCGCCCTGGGCGTGGGCTATGACGTCATCGGGGACCTGCTGCACAACCACCTGGCCGTGGGCGCCGTGGCCGGCTTGATCCTGGTCAAGGCCGTCATCTGGGTCATCTCGCTGGCGTCGGGCACCTCGGGCGGCGTCCTGGCACCCCTGCTCATGATGGGCGCGGCGGCCGGCGCGATACTCGGCCCGTACATGCCGGGCGGCCAGCCCGGGCTCTGGCCCATGATATTCATGGCGGCGACGCTGGGCGGCATGATGCGCGCGCCTATCATGGCCGTACTGTTCGCCTTCGAGCTGACACACGACATCAATGCCCTGCTCCCACTGCTGACCGCATCCGCCTGCGCCTACGGTTTCACGGTGCTGGTCATGCGCCGTTCGATTCTGACGGAAAAAATTGCCCGGCGTGGATACCACATCTACCGGGAATACGGCATCGATCCGCTGGAGCGCCACTTCGTCCAGGAAGTGATGACGGCCGACGTGCGCACCATCGATGCCGACGTATCCCCGCGCGTCGCGCTGGACGGCTATTTCGGCGCAGGGCAGACGCACCGTGCCTATCCCGTGGTGCGCGCGGGCGCCCTGCTCGGCATGATCGACCGCGGCGCGCTGCTGCAAGGCCTGGCCGATCCGACGGCGCACAGGATGGCCGACCTGTTCGGCGCCAACGTGCCCATCATGGCGCTGCCCGGCGAAACCTGCCGCACCGTGGCCAACCGACTGGCCGTCCATGGCCTGGAACGGGTGCCGGTCGTCGCCGACGCCGCATCGCGACGCCTGGTCGGCCTGATCAGCCGCAGCGATCTGGTCAAGCCATCGCTGGCGTTTTCCGAAGAGGAAGAGCGCTTCGAGACCTTGCGCCGCACGCCCCTGCATACGCTGTGGCGCCAGAGGCCGACGCGGCCTCCCGCGCATTGA
- a CDS encoding tripartite tricarboxylate transporter substrate binding protein translates to MNISRRRFNTAAFGMAAVAAAPKIAFADDKWPSKPIRVIVPFAPGGANDLLGRAAAEGIAKNLNAQVVVENKPGAGAVIGTDYVARADNDGYTFLISAAGVISNSMIRKVHYKDSDLVPVAMVGLAPSVVVAPANSPYSTLKEFVEASKQGHGLHFATAGTGSTPHFVEGILATTYGAKLDLIPYKSGSESVTAVIGNQVDATSEASIVVLPMIRSGKLKALACTWSERIKAYPELSTAAEQGFPEIKIAHWAGVHAPKGTPDAILDKVASAVDAAMKDPANVKRLTELGIEPVGGTRADFVKFCDEERARLGAVVKATGMRQED, encoded by the coding sequence ATGAACATCTCTCGCCGCCGTTTCAATACGGCCGCCTTTGGCATGGCCGCCGTCGCCGCGGCCCCCAAGATCGCATTCGCCGACGACAAGTGGCCGTCCAAGCCCATCCGCGTCATCGTGCCGTTCGCGCCTGGCGGCGCCAACGACCTGCTGGGCCGCGCCGCGGCCGAAGGCATCGCCAAGAACCTGAACGCCCAGGTCGTGGTCGAGAACAAGCCGGGCGCCGGCGCGGTCATCGGCACCGATTACGTCGCGCGCGCCGACAACGACGGCTATACCTTCCTGATCAGCGCCGCCGGCGTGATCTCGAACAGCATGATTCGCAAGGTCCACTACAAGGACAGCGATCTGGTACCGGTCGCCATGGTGGGCCTGGCGCCGTCCGTCGTGGTGGCGCCCGCCAACTCACCCTATTCGACCCTGAAGGAATTCGTCGAAGCGTCCAAGCAAGGCCATGGCCTGCATTTCGCCACCGCCGGCACCGGCAGCACGCCGCACTTCGTGGAAGGCATCCTGGCCACCACCTACGGCGCCAAGCTGGACCTGATCCCGTACAAGAGCGGCTCCGAATCGGTGACCGCCGTGATCGGCAACCAGGTCGACGCCACGTCCGAAGCCAGCATCGTCGTTCTGCCCATGATCCGCTCCGGCAAGCTGAAAGCGCTGGCCTGCACCTGGTCCGAACGCATCAAGGCCTATCCGGAACTGAGCACCGCCGCCGAACAGGGCTTCCCCGAGATCAAGATCGCGCACTGGGCCGGCGTGCACGCGCCCAAGGGCACGCCTGACGCCATCCTGGACAAGGTCGCCAGCGCGGTGGACGCCGCGATGAAGGATCCGGCCAACGTCAAGCGCCTGACCGAACTGGGCATCGAGCCCGTCGGCGGCACGCGCGCCGACTTCGTCAAGTTCTGCGACGAGGAGCGCGCGCGCCTAGGCGCCGTGGTCAAGGCCACCGGCATGCGCCAGGAAGACTGA
- a CDS encoding OmpA family protein — MNHDIDGGMEVTVPTWAVFGDLMSAALGAFVLILVGVVGLQLQLSAKLDEEVKQRQAETQRRQTLEQALAVPLATGRITLVNGRIGISGNVLFALNSDQLQPEGREVLKSLAQPLTDYLRTRDEVLMVSGFTDNQQVRGNNRGFADNWELSAQRALTVTRALIDAGVAPESVFAAAFGAEHPVASNADADGRAKNRRVEIAPVPRQAGQERAPQTAPQTAPQTAPPAATGAQGPGGE, encoded by the coding sequence ATGAACCACGACATCGACGGCGGCATGGAGGTGACGGTCCCGACCTGGGCCGTGTTTGGCGATTTGATGTCGGCCGCCCTGGGCGCCTTCGTTCTCATCCTGGTCGGCGTGGTCGGCCTGCAATTGCAGCTTTCGGCCAAACTCGACGAGGAGGTCAAGCAGCGGCAGGCCGAGACGCAGCGGCGCCAGACGCTGGAGCAGGCGCTGGCCGTGCCGCTGGCGACCGGACGCATCACGCTGGTCAACGGCCGCATCGGCATCAGCGGGAATGTGCTGTTCGCCTTGAATTCGGACCAGTTGCAGCCCGAGGGGCGCGAGGTGCTGAAGAGCCTGGCCCAGCCCTTGACCGATTACCTGCGCACGCGCGATGAGGTGCTGATGGTGAGCGGGTTCACCGACAACCAGCAGGTGCGCGGCAACAATCGCGGATTTGCCGACAATTGGGAGCTTTCCGCGCAACGGGCGCTGACCGTGACGCGGGCCCTGATCGACGCCGGGGTGGCGCCGGAGTCCGTCTTCGCGGCGGCCTTCGGGGCGGAGCACCCGGTGGCGTCGAACGCCGACGCCGATGGCCGCGCCAAGAACCGCCGCGTGGAAATCGCGCCAGTGCCACGGCAGGCGGGGCAGGAGCGCGCGCCGCAAACCGCACCGCAAACCGCACCGCAAACGGCGCCGCCGGCCGCGACGGGCGCCCAGGGGCCGGGCGGTGAATAA
- a CDS encoding amidohydrolase family protein, with amino-acid sequence MIIDCHGHFTTAPPALEAWRKRQIASINDGTPAPKASELHIGDDELREAIESNQLRIMKERGHDITVFSPRASFMAHHIGDFQVSSTWAAICNEMCFRVASLFPEHFVPAAMLPQSPGVDVATCLPELKRCVEEYGNVAVNLNPDPSGGHWTSPPLSDRYWYPLYEKLVEYDVPAMVHVSQSCNACFHTTGAHYLNADTTAFMQCLDSDLFSDFPTLKLVIPHGGGAVPYHWGRFRGLAQALKKPLLQDHLLNNIFFDTCVYHQPGIDLLTRVIPIDNILFASEMIGAVRGIDPETGHYFDDTRRYVSAADITPEARFKIFEGNARRVYTRLDAQLKARGH; translated from the coding sequence ATGATCATCGATTGCCACGGACACTTCACCACCGCCCCGCCCGCCCTGGAAGCATGGCGCAAGCGCCAGATCGCTTCGATCAACGACGGCACGCCGGCGCCCAAGGCGTCGGAGCTGCATATCGGCGATGACGAATTGCGCGAGGCGATCGAGTCCAACCAGTTGCGCATCATGAAGGAACGCGGCCACGACATCACCGTGTTCAGCCCGCGCGCCAGCTTCATGGCGCATCACATCGGCGATTTCCAGGTGTCCTCGACGTGGGCGGCGATCTGCAACGAAATGTGCTTCCGCGTTGCCTCGCTGTTCCCCGAGCATTTCGTGCCGGCCGCCATGCTGCCGCAGAGCCCGGGTGTGGACGTCGCGACCTGCCTGCCTGAACTGAAGCGCTGCGTGGAGGAGTACGGCAACGTCGCGGTCAACCTGAACCCGGACCCCTCGGGCGGCCATTGGACCAGCCCGCCGCTGAGCGACCGCTACTGGTATCCGCTGTACGAAAAGCTGGTCGAGTACGACGTGCCGGCCATGGTGCACGTCAGCCAGAGCTGCAACGCCTGCTTCCATACCACGGGGGCGCACTACCTGAACGCGGACACGACGGCATTCATGCAATGCCTGGACTCCGATCTGTTCAGCGACTTCCCCACACTGAAGCTGGTCATTCCCCACGGCGGCGGCGCGGTGCCCTATCACTGGGGACGCTTCCGCGGCCTGGCGCAGGCGCTGAAGAAGCCCCTGCTGCAGGATCATCTGCTGAACAATATCTTCTTCGATACCTGCGTCTACCATCAGCCCGGCATCGACCTGCTGACGCGGGTCATTCCCATCGACAACATCCTCTTCGCCAGCGAGATGATCGGCGCGGTACGCGGTATCGATCCGGAAACGGGGCACTATTTCGACGACACGCGCCGCTATGTGTCGGCGGCCGACATCACGCCCGAAGCGCGCTTCAAGATCTTCGAAGGCAATGCCCGCCGCGTCTACACGCGACTCGATGCGCAGTTGAAGGCGCGCGGACATTGA
- a CDS encoding DUF2894 domain-containing protein, whose translation MNKEAQSGAAMAGALDALAAWREQGADRLDPTRFRIIEALARRAAAQGGAARAVLEERLAQRVQAYQRDIDAARVRSAESQPDGAQPTATQEPANPLSAFIRDLQAAAARPAPSAAPVASAHEAAPADAAAPFAAATSYPELALLDFFRDTWGRYKTRRQLKQSEERVPENAGPLNSSLLVHRTLSLMREVSPEYLHQFLSYVDALAWVEQATSVDLLTDKDRPRGGARKSTRAPRSSS comes from the coding sequence GTGAATAAGGAGGCGCAAAGCGGCGCCGCGATGGCTGGCGCGCTCGATGCGCTGGCGGCGTGGCGCGAGCAGGGCGCCGACCGGCTGGACCCGACGCGGTTTCGCATCATCGAAGCCCTGGCGCGTCGCGCCGCTGCCCAGGGCGGGGCCGCGCGCGCCGTGCTGGAAGAAAGGCTGGCGCAACGGGTGCAGGCGTATCAACGGGACATCGACGCGGCTCGCGTGCGTTCCGCCGAAAGCCAGCCGGACGGCGCGCAGCCGACGGCGACGCAGGAACCTGCAAATCCGCTCTCGGCCTTCATCCGCGATTTGCAGGCGGCCGCCGCCAGGCCGGCTCCCTCGGCCGCGCCGGTTGCCTCGGCTCACGAGGCGGCGCCGGCGGACGCCGCCGCGCCGTTCGCGGCCGCAACCAGCTATCCCGAACTCGCATTGCTGGATTTCTTCCGCGACACCTGGGGCCGCTACAAGACCCGCCGGCAACTGAAGCAGTCCGAAGAGCGCGTGCCGGAGAACGCCGGCCCGCTGAACTCCAGCCTGCTGGTGCACCGCACCCTGTCGCTGATGCGCGAGGTTTCTCCCGAATACCTGCATCAATTCCTTTCCTACGTCGACGCGCTCGCATGGGTCGAGCAGGCCACCAGCGTCGATCTCCTGACCGACAAGGACCGGCCCAGAGGCGGTGCCAGGAAATCCACCCGCGCCCCTCGATCCTCGAGCTAG
- a CDS encoding Bug family tripartite tricarboxylate transporter substrate binding protein encodes MDIVRRRLNAAALGLASIAVAPRIAFAQDKWPSKPIRIIVPFAAGGANDLLGRAAAEGIAQYLKTSVVVENKPGAGAVIGTDYVARADNDGYTFLISGAGVISNSMIRKVQYQDSDLVPVAMVGLAPSVIITPASSPYANLKDFVEASKKSHGGLHFSTAGTGSTPHFVEGILTTDYGAKLDLVPYKSGSESVSAVIGGQVDATSEASIVVLPMIRAGKLKALACTWSERIQAYPELSTAAEQGFPKIKIAHWAGVHAPKGTPDAILDKIAAGVDHAMKDPANVKRLTELGIEPVGGTRADFVKFCDEERARLGAVVKATGMRQDS; translated from the coding sequence ATGGATATCGTGCGACGCCGCCTGAACGCGGCCGCGCTTGGCCTTGCCAGCATCGCCGTTGCGCCCAGGATCGCTTTCGCGCAGGACAAATGGCCGTCCAAGCCGATCCGCATCATCGTGCCCTTCGCCGCGGGCGGCGCCAATGACCTGCTCGGGCGAGCCGCGGCGGAAGGCATCGCGCAATACCTGAAGACCAGCGTCGTCGTGGAGAACAAGCCCGGCGCCGGCGCCGTCATCGGCACCGACTACGTCGCGCGCGCCGACAACGACGGCTACACCTTCCTGATCAGCGGCGCCGGCGTGATCTCCAACAGCATGATCCGCAAGGTGCAATACCAGGACAGCGACCTGGTGCCCGTCGCCATGGTCGGGCTGGCGCCTTCGGTCATCATCACGCCGGCCAGCTCGCCGTACGCCAATCTGAAGGACTTCGTCGAAGCATCGAAGAAAAGCCACGGCGGCCTGCATTTTTCGACGGCGGGCACCGGCAGCACGCCGCACTTCGTCGAAGGCATCCTGACCACCGACTACGGCGCCAAGCTCGATCTGGTGCCGTACAAGAGCGGATCGGAATCCGTGTCGGCGGTGATAGGCGGCCAGGTGGACGCCACGTCGGAAGCCAGCATTGTCGTGCTGCCCATGATCCGCGCCGGCAAGCTCAAGGCCCTGGCCTGCACCTGGTCCGAACGCATCCAGGCCTATCCGGAGCTGTCCACCGCGGCCGAACAGGGCTTTCCCAAGATCAAGATCGCGCACTGGGCCGGCGTGCACGCGCCCAAGGGCACGCCCGATGCCATCCTCGACAAGATCGCCGCCGGCGTCGACCACGCCATGAAGGACCCGGCCAACGTCAAGCGCCTGACCGAACTGGGCATCGAGCCGGTGGGCGGCACGCGCGCCGACTTCGTCAAGTTCTGCGACGAAGAGCGCGCGCGATTGGGCGCCGTGGTCAAGGCGACAGGCATGCGGCAGGACTCCTGA
- a CDS encoding SMP-30/gluconolactonase/LRE family protein gives MPLAKSLTAMGRLATACLALAIIQGCASRPESNEPLVPTFQSQRVLNGVTTTPEGRVFVSYPQADGKGMQVAELDAQGQPYPFPDASWNTPQNWAPGTVGSGYVQVNSLRTGPDGKLWILDAGAPGMGQQAVKGGARLFRFDPQTRQLLQTYDLAAAVYPYSYIDDVRFNGRYAYLTDAGAPGLIVLDLQTGAVRRVLDNNNATTAMRQLRADGHAVLDTKGQPVRVHADQLEVSPDGQWLYFQPASGPMARIATRWLNDPAVSEKEIESRVELGWADTPSTGGTAIDAQGNLYTTDTDKHRILRISPEGKISTVIQDDRLVWGDALWIDRQGYLWIPASQLSRTPGFNGGRMEVQYPVWIYRLQIHAAPSPLDHP, from the coding sequence ATGCCATTGGCCAAATCCCTGACCGCCATGGGCCGCCTCGCCACGGCCTGCCTTGCGCTCGCCATCATCCAGGGTTGCGCGAGCCGTCCCGAAAGCAATGAGCCGCTGGTGCCTACCTTCCAGAGCCAGCGTGTGCTGAACGGCGTCACCACCACGCCGGAAGGCAGGGTGTTCGTCAGCTACCCGCAAGCCGACGGCAAGGGCATGCAGGTCGCCGAACTGGACGCGCAAGGCCAGCCTTATCCTTTCCCGGACGCCAGCTGGAACACCCCGCAGAATTGGGCGCCCGGTACGGTGGGATCGGGTTATGTACAGGTGAACTCGCTGCGTACCGGTCCCGATGGCAAGCTCTGGATCCTGGACGCCGGCGCGCCGGGAATGGGCCAGCAGGCGGTCAAGGGCGGCGCGCGGCTGTTCCGCTTCGATCCGCAGACCCGCCAACTGCTGCAGACCTACGACCTGGCGGCCGCCGTCTATCCGTACAGCTACATCGACGACGTCCGCTTCAACGGACGCTACGCCTATCTGACCGATGCCGGCGCGCCCGGATTGATCGTGCTCGATCTGCAAACCGGGGCAGTGCGCCGCGTGCTGGACAACAACAATGCCACCACCGCCATGCGGCAACTGCGCGCCGATGGCCATGCCGTGCTGGATACCAAGGGACAGCCGGTGCGCGTCCATGCCGACCAGTTGGAAGTGTCGCCGGACGGGCAGTGGCTGTACTTCCAGCCGGCTTCCGGCCCCATGGCGCGGATCGCCACGCGCTGGCTGAACGATCCGGCGGTGTCGGAAAAGGAAATCGAGTCGCGGGTCGAGCTGGGGTGGGCTGACACGCCCAGCACCGGCGGCACGGCAATCGATGCCCAGGGCAATCTGTACACCACGGACACCGACAAGCATCGCATCCTGCGGATCAGCCCCGAGGGCAAGATTTCCACCGTGATCCAGGACGACCGCCTGGTCTGGGGCGATGCGCTGTGGATCGATCGCCAGGGCTACCTGTGGATTCCAGCGTCGCAACTGAGCCGTACGCCGGGGTTCAATGGCGGTCGCATGGAGGTGCAGTACCCGGTGTGGATCTATCGGCTGCAGATCCATGCGGCGCCGAGCCCCCTGGACCATCCGTGA
- a CDS encoding DUF802 domain-containing protein: MTRILSIAAFVLGLAVVGWVGAGYIGSNPLALAVTATIAVVFLGACLELRRYHVATGTLSRALAGLSAPPATLAGWLDTLHPALRGPVRLRVEGDRVALPGPALTPYLVGLLVLLGMLGTFLGMVATLRGTGIALESATDLQAIRASLAAPVKGLGFAFGTSVAGVAASAALGLLSALCRRERILAGQRLDMGIATVLREHTAAHRRDETFRLLQRQAEAMPVLVDRLQTMMAGMEQRNQSLNEQLANGMSAMERQHAAMGERLATGQAALDQRLASGQDALNARLGAGQEAFHEKTEAAYARLAASVEHTLKESAAEGARLAGAALQPVVEATMAGLARETAALRDSVAQAVRQQHESIEQAVQRQHASFTQAVERQHASITEAVERQHASISEAVERQHASITQAVERQHDAITEAARQQHDTVAQATLAQRETIAEALQRQQDTVADAVRQQLDGVSTRFETTAAALEQLWNQALSQHRQTNAALAEDLRGTLDRYAGTFEQRSASLVAAVSGRLDAVTADMSRAWTDALALQQEAGGELATRNQQALTAAAAAFEQHSAALLAQLLGSFEQQSVALLQAVEQTHDKQRLALEARDRERLDAWTGTLSSIAGDMRTQWRETGDQTTARQQEICDTLSRTAREITEHTQSHARDTIAEIERLVQAAAEAPRAAADVVAELRQKLSDSMVRDNAMLEERSRLLETLGTLLDAVNRASTEQREAVEALVGTSADLLARVGGQFTDTLEAETAKLAEAASLVSGSVVEVASMGDAFGAAVQAYGQSNEKLMEHLQRIEGALEKSIARSDEQLAYYVAQAREAIDLSVMSQKQIIEELQQFAEQRTSAGSEAA, translated from the coding sequence ATGACCAGAATTCTCTCTATCGCTGCTTTCGTCTTGGGCCTGGCCGTCGTGGGCTGGGTGGGCGCCGGCTACATCGGTTCGAATCCCCTGGCGCTGGCGGTGACCGCCACGATTGCGGTGGTGTTCCTGGGCGCTTGCTTGGAGCTGCGCCGCTATCACGTGGCGACGGGCACGCTGTCACGCGCGCTGGCCGGCCTGTCGGCGCCGCCGGCCACGCTGGCGGGCTGGCTGGACACGCTGCACCCGGCCTTGCGCGGGCCGGTACGCCTGCGGGTCGAAGGCGACCGCGTGGCGCTGCCTGGACCGGCGCTCACGCCTTACCTGGTGGGCCTGCTCGTATTGCTGGGCATGCTGGGCACGTTCCTGGGCATGGTGGCCACGCTGCGCGGCACCGGCATCGCGCTGGAAAGCGCGACCGACCTGCAGGCCATCCGGGCGTCGCTGGCGGCGCCGGTGAAGGGGCTGGGCTTCGCCTTCGGCACCTCCGTCGCCGGCGTGGCGGCCTCGGCCGCGCTGGGCTTGCTGTCGGCGTTGTGCCGGCGCGAGCGCATCCTGGCCGGACAGCGGCTGGACATGGGCATCGCTACGGTGCTGCGCGAACACACGGCCGCCCATCGGCGCGACGAGACCTTCCGACTGCTGCAACGCCAGGCCGAGGCGATGCCCGTGCTGGTGGACCGACTGCAGACCATGATGGCGGGCATGGAACAGCGCAATCAGTCGTTGAACGAGCAACTGGCCAACGGCATGTCGGCCATGGAGCGGCAGCATGCCGCCATGGGCGAACGCCTGGCCACCGGGCAGGCGGCGCTCGACCAGCGGCTGGCCTCGGGGCAGGATGCGCTGAATGCAAGGCTGGGTGCCGGGCAGGAGGCCTTCCACGAGAAGACGGAAGCCGCCTACGCGCGACTGGCCGCGTCCGTGGAACACACATTGAAGGAAAGCGCCGCCGAAGGCGCCCGCCTGGCGGGCGCGGCCCTGCAGCCGGTCGTGGAAGCGACCATGGCCGGCCTGGCCCGCGAAACGGCGGCCCTGCGCGATTCCGTCGCGCAGGCTGTCAGGCAGCAGCACGAATCGATCGAACAGGCCGTGCAGCGGCAGCACGCATCCTTCACCCAGGCCGTTGAGCGGCAGCATGCATCCATCACCGAGGCGGTGGAACGGCAGCACGCGTCCATCAGCGAGGCGGTGGAACGGCAGCATGCATCCATTACCCAGGCGGTCGAACGCCAGCACGACGCCATTACCGAGGCCGCCCGGCAACAGCACGACACCGTGGCCCAGGCCACGCTGGCGCAGCGGGAGACCATCGCCGAGGCCCTGCAGCGTCAGCAAGACACGGTTGCCGATGCCGTGCGGCAGCAGCTGGACGGAGTGTCCACCCGTTTCGAGACCACCGCGGCCGCACTGGAGCAGCTGTGGAACCAGGCGTTGAGCCAGCACAGGCAAACCAATGCCGCGCTGGCCGAAGACCTGCGCGGGACGCTGGACCGCTACGCCGGCACGTTCGAGCAGCGCTCGGCAAGCCTGGTGGCGGCCGTCTCCGGCCGTCTGGACGCCGTCACCGCGGACATGTCGCGCGCCTGGACGGACGCGCTGGCCTTGCAGCAGGAAGCCGGCGGCGAACTGGCGACGCGCAACCAGCAGGCGCTGACCGCGGCCGCCGCGGCCTTCGAGCAGCATTCCGCGGCGCTGCTGGCGCAATTGCTGGGGAGCTTCGAACAGCAATCCGTGGCCTTGTTGCAGGCGGTCGAGCAGACCCACGACAAGCAGCGGCTGGCGCTGGAAGCGCGCGACCGCGAAAGGCTGGATGCCTGGACCGGCACGCTTTCGTCGATCGCGGGCGACATGCGCACGCAATGGCGCGAGACCGGCGACCAGACCACGGCACGCCAGCAGGAAATCTGCGACACGCTGTCGCGCACCGCGCGCGAGATCACCGAGCATACGCAATCGCATGCCCGTGACACCATCGCCGAGATCGAGCGCCTGGTGCAGGCCGCCGCGGAGGCGCCGCGCGCGGCCGCCGACGTGGTCGCCGAGCTGCGCCAGAAGCTGTCCGACAGCATGGTCCGCGACAACGCCATGCTGGAAGAACGCAGCCGCCTGCTGGAAACGCTGGGCACCTTGCTGGACGCCGTCAACCGCGCGTCCACCGAACAGCGCGAGGCCGTGGAAGCCCTGGTGGGCACGTCCGCCGACCTGCTGGCGCGCGTCGGCGGCCAGTTCACCGATACGCTGGAAGCGGAAACCGCCAAGTTGGCGGAAGCCGCAAGCCTGGTTTCCGGCAGCGTGGTCGAAGTGGCCAGCATGGGCGACGCCTTTGGCGCGGCCGTACAGGCCTATGGGCAGTCCAACGAAAAGCTGATGGAACATCTGCAGCGCATCGAAGGGGCCCTGGAAAAATCCATCGCCCGCAGCGACGAGCAGCTCGCGTATTACGTGGCGCAGGCACGCGAGGCGATCGACCTGAGCGTGATGTCGCAGAAGCAGATCATCGAGGAGCTGCAGCAGTTCGCCGAGCAGCGCACATCGGCTGGTAGCGAAGCGGCATGA